The proteins below are encoded in one region of Hordeum vulgare subsp. vulgare chromosome 3H, MorexV3_pseudomolecules_assembly, whole genome shotgun sequence:
- the LOC123443042 gene encoding NADH-cytochrome b5 reductase-like protein, which yields MAALLMRRLAGSYRGRAPLAAAAAAGGAALFYASSNPTIAHMEEKGEDAAAKVALNPEKWLEFKLQEKATVSHDSELFRFSFDPSTKLGLDVASCLVTRAPIGQEVEGRRKYVIRPYTPISDPDSKGHFDLLIKVYPDGKMSQHFASLKPGDVLEVKGPIEKLRYSPNMKRQIGMIAGGTGITPMLQVVRAILKNPDDNTQVSLIYANVSPDDILLKRELDRLASSYPNFKVFYTVDKPSSDWRGGVGYISKDMVLKGLPGPGEDSLILVCGPPGMMNHISGDKAKDYSQGEVTGLLKDLGYTSQMVYKF from the exons ATGGCGGCTCTGCTGATGCGTAGGCTCGCCGGGTCCTACCGCGGCCGCGCGCcgctggccgccgccgccgccgcgggcgGGGCCGCGCTCTTCTACGCCTCGTCGAACCCCACCATC GCGCACatggaggagaagggggaggacgcCGCCGCCAAAGTTG CTCTTAACCCCGAGAAATGGTTAGAATTCAAGCTCCAGGAGAAGGCAACAGTTAGTCATGATTCAGAGCTATTCAG ATTTTCGTTTGACCCATCTACTAAGCTGGGCCTGGATGTTGCCTCATGTCTCGTAACAAG GGCCCCCATAGGTCAGGAAGTGGAGGGAAGAAGAAAATACGTTATTCGCCC GTACACGCCTATCTCTGACCCAGATTCTAAAGGACACTTCGACCTATTAATCAAG GTTTATCCTGATGGGAAAATGAGTCAGCATTTTGCTAGTTTGAAGCCAGGAGATGTTCTCGAAGTCAAAGG GCCCATTGAAAAGCTCAGATATAGCCCAAATATGAAAAGACAAATTGGCATG ATTGCTGGTGGTACTGGCATAACACCAATGCTGCAAGTTGTTAGGGCCATCCTGAAAAACCCTGATGATAACACTCAG GTTTCCTTGATTTACGCCAATGTGTCACCAGATGATATCTTGCTGAAAAGGGAGTTAGATAGACTTGCCAGCAGCTATCCTAATTTCAAG GTATTTTATACAGTTGATAAACCATCAAGTGACTGGAGGGGTGGTGTTGGCTACATATCAAAGGACATGGTTTTGAAAGGTTTGCCAGGCCCAGGGGAGGATTCTCTtattctt GTTTGTggtcctcctggaatgatgaatCACATATCTGGAGATAAGGCAAAGGATTATTCACAAGGCGAG GTCACTGGCCTTCTCAAAGATTTAGGGTACACGTCACAGATGGTATACAAATTTTAG
- the LOC123439562 gene encoding BTB/POZ and MATH domain-containing protein 2-like — protein MSSGSSAIVADTARGHYHLKIDGYSVTKFALPREQCLRSQPFSVGGRLWVIEYYPNGDQLVGVRYISLHLVLDDVVAGEVRAQVQFGFKADEEEEMRAHSFLKRRGRKPAPLKLGKVEARGAGVWECPKFVKKKTLENSKHLKDDSFTIKCDIVVLNEFRTEDGPAAPRSIAAPPSDLGRQLGDLLAAKKGADVVFEVGGETFAAHRCLLAARSPVLSAELFGPMTMRESGAADLIRVADVEARVFRALLRFVYTDSWPPETAEEEEFAMAQHLLMAADKYRMERLKLICQEKLCKNIAAGTAASILALAELHHCHELKGACFHFLSSPRNLTAAMAADDFENLRTSFPFLVKEVIAKCSVDA, from the coding sequence ATGTCCTCGGGCTCCTCCGCGATCGTGGCCGACACGGCGCGCGGGCACTACCACCTGAAGATCGACGGCTACTCGGTCACCAAGTTCGCCCTCCCCAGGGAGCAGTGCCTCAGGTCTCAGCCATTCTCCGTGGGAGGCCGCCTCTGGGTCATCGAGTACTACCCCAACGGCGACCAGCTCGTGGGCGTGAGGTACATTTCCCTCCACCTCGTCCTCGACGACGTCGTCGCCGGAGAAGTGCGTGCGCAAGTCCAGTTCGGCTTCAaggcggacgaggaggaggagatgcgCGCGCACTCCTTTCTCAAGAGGCGGGGACGGAAGCCCGCGCCGCTGAAGCTCGGCAAGGTGGAGGCCCGCGGCGCTGGTGTCTGGGAATGCCCCAAGTTCGTCAAGAAGAAGACCCTGGAGAATTCGAAGCACCTCAAGGACGATTCCTTCACCATCAAGTGCGACATCGTCGTCCTCAACGAGTTCCGCACCGAGGACGGGCCCGCTGCGCCAAGATCCATCGCTGCGCCCCCGTCCGACCTGGGCCGGCAGCTCGGCGACCTCCTCGCGGCCAAGAAGGGCGCCGACGTGGTCTTCGAGGTCGGCGGCGAGACGTTCGCGGCTCACCGGTGTCTGCTCGCGGCCCGGTCGCCGGTCTTGAGCGCGGAGCTCTTCGGCCCGATGACGATGAGGGAGAGCGGCGCCGCCGACCTGATCCGTGTGGCCGACGTGGAGGCGCGGGTCTTCAGGGCGCTGCTCCGCTTCGTGTACACGGACTCATGGCCGCCGGAGACAGCGGAAGAAGAGGAATTCGCCATGGCCCAGCATCTGCTCATGGCAGCGGACAAATACCGCATGGAGAGGCTCAAGCTGATCTGCCAGGAGAAGCTGTGCAAGAACATCGCGGCCGGCACGGCGGCGAGCATACTGGCATTGGCCGAGCTGCACCACTGCCATGAGCTCAAAGGCGCATGCTTCCATTTCCTCAGCTCTCCGAGGAACCTGACGGCAGCCATGGCCGCCGACGACTTCGAGAATCTGCGCACAAGCTTCCCCTTTCTTGTCAAGGAGGTGATTGCCAAGTGCTCGGTCGACGCCTAA